One window of the Allosaccharopolyspora coralli genome contains the following:
- a CDS encoding C40 family peptidase: MTALLGSVGQGGRSWSSCNTGLGPWGDGAARGEQDAATLNDESMRIVRRIIEIGQSREMSPRAWQIAIQAGKTESNLANLTYGDRDSLGIFQMRPSMGWGSVAQVTDVDYQINKFYDVLLDVDGWEDMRPGVAAQRVERSAYPSRYHNWEAMAAHLVSTEGQAGSVSGCEEMPASGVLAGKAITFADDQIGKPYVWGAAGPDSFDCSGLTQKAWEAAGVTIPKYSRSQYEQGGKHVSLSEAQPGDLVFWGSGRDPKAIHHVALYLGDDEILQAPQPGESVERTKLWDGGELLPTVVRPAPDMRSDAQ, from the coding sequence ATGACGGCCCTGCTCGGCAGTGTCGGACAGGGTGGGCGTAGCTGGTCGAGCTGCAACACCGGGCTGGGCCCGTGGGGCGACGGCGCCGCCCGGGGTGAACAGGACGCGGCCACGCTCAACGACGAGTCGATGCGCATCGTGCGACGCATCATCGAGATCGGACAGTCCCGCGAGATGTCGCCGCGCGCGTGGCAGATCGCGATCCAGGCGGGGAAAACGGAGTCGAACCTGGCCAATCTGACCTACGGTGATCGCGACTCGCTGGGAATATTCCAGATGCGTCCCTCGATGGGCTGGGGCAGTGTCGCGCAGGTCACCGACGTCGATTACCAGATCAACAAGTTCTACGACGTGCTCCTCGACGTGGACGGCTGGGAGGACATGCGTCCGGGCGTCGCCGCACAACGCGTCGAGCGGTCCGCCTATCCGAGCCGCTACCACAACTGGGAGGCGATGGCCGCTCATCTGGTGAGCACCGAGGGGCAGGCAGGCAGTGTCAGTGGCTGCGAGGAGATGCCCGCGTCGGGGGTGCTCGCAGGCAAAGCGATCACCTTCGCCGACGACCAGATCGGCAAGCCGTACGTGTGGGGCGCGGCGGGCCCGGACAGCTTCGACTGCTCGGGACTCACCCAGAAGGCGTGGGAAGCGGCGGGAGTGACGATCCCCAAGTACTCGCGATCCCAGTACGAACAGGGCGGCAAGCACGTCTCACTGAGCGAAGCACAGCCCGGTGACCTGGTGTTCTGGGGATCGGGCCGCGATCCGAAGGCGATTCATCACGTCGCGCTCTACCTCGGCGACGACGAGATTCTGCAGGCTCCGCAGCCGGGCGAGTCGGTGGAGCGGACGAAGCTGTGGGACGGCGGCGAGCTACTGCCGACCGTGGTGCGGCCCGCCCCGGACATGCGGTCCGATGCGCAGTGA
- a CDS encoding ATP-binding protein: protein MFGRRRSRDQGAAQPSRAGSQRGARKPKAGRRERRLDGEQSVPSYTPSIAARSIDGHLLRTGQDVFAWYRLSPQRWSFRSDAQRQDLINAIAGQYAELQGRWMHLRVTNRPYPIRMWAEAHVHNARNPVPDTPGALSFDDYMIGEQQQLMGRSMAEKEVYLGVQVQTRNVVDRAVERAAPLLRRVFPEAVDAELTALDSEIEHLDQVIGSAGLDGRPVTAEEVSWLMHRSCSLGLPAPRNLPAVPGALWEPEDLASFTDAADMHQEPYSPTVTVRGRTGSNSGVNRHVAVLTVGQTHGLQIPEIDDPWIQHSDRLPAPVEWSARIYVRKPEDVGHELQRQMNKVRSQVRHYTEEHDLEPPTSLARQAGRVLEIDDEMTSGFTALATRVRSWWRLAVSGPSERDALRLAQQILDLYKPKVAIEHPEAQYAMAREFIPGEQLASGAYLRRGSVVWAASAVPQATAEVGDRRGVLLGETCTATRRPVAWDPWMAQEVRDASGLTAMVAGLGGGKSFLGGGLVYKTLRSGASWTLLDPSGPLAELCKLPELKPYARPINLLNAQPGILNPYRVVADPALEHFVDEDDPERSWRRERALAAATRRRLVLDVLTGLLPYEVARMPQTRIVLLRAVRAVGGRFDAHPGMVFEALRRDASEHHEHAVVVADFLDELRERMSLLIPEADADPYSESREDRLTVLTMAGLTLPKDGVGREHWTDAEALGVQLLNLAAWLTQRSIYERPKNERKGVWIDEAFFLSEVPTGRVLMNRFARDSRKWNVRVLLSSQIPSDFLRIQGFVSLLDSVFVGRVDDEQAQSDALRLLKVPVDSGYETVVSALGRRPGPARNNTERDRSPRQFIFGDGAGGVERIRIDFGGPHLEHLREALDTTPDAHAETERQHVPDFTDAVNSDAAFVPSGDDEVEEFDELELESVGISEYEGAEQYESAGNDDRVGHAVSSGANGHPDSNGHSGRTGDDAR, encoded by the coding sequence GTGTTCGGTCGCCGGCGAAGCCGTGACCAGGGAGCGGCCCAGCCGTCGCGCGCCGGATCCCAGCGGGGAGCGCGCAAGCCGAAAGCGGGGCGTCGGGAGCGCCGACTCGACGGCGAGCAGTCGGTTCCGAGCTATACGCCGTCGATCGCCGCCCGCTCGATCGACGGGCATCTGCTCCGTACCGGTCAGGACGTCTTCGCGTGGTACCGGCTCTCGCCGCAGCGCTGGTCGTTCCGCTCCGACGCGCAGCGCCAGGACCTTATCAACGCCATCGCCGGGCAATACGCCGAGTTGCAGGGGCGGTGGATGCACCTGCGTGTGACCAACCGGCCGTACCCGATCCGGATGTGGGCCGAGGCGCACGTGCACAACGCGCGCAACCCCGTTCCGGACACTCCGGGCGCGTTGAGCTTCGACGACTACATGATCGGTGAGCAACAGCAGCTCATGGGCCGGTCCATGGCCGAGAAAGAGGTCTACCTCGGAGTCCAGGTCCAGACCCGCAACGTCGTCGACCGCGCCGTCGAACGTGCCGCGCCGTTGCTGCGCAGGGTCTTCCCGGAGGCAGTCGACGCCGAACTCACCGCGCTCGACAGCGAGATCGAACACCTCGACCAGGTCATCGGCTCCGCTGGGCTCGACGGGCGTCCCGTCACGGCCGAGGAGGTTTCGTGGCTGATGCACCGTTCGTGCTCGCTCGGCCTGCCCGCGCCCCGCAACCTGCCTGCGGTCCCGGGAGCGTTGTGGGAGCCGGAGGACCTGGCCTCGTTCACCGATGCCGCCGACATGCATCAGGAGCCGTACTCGCCGACGGTGACCGTGCGCGGCCGGACGGGATCGAACTCGGGCGTCAATCGCCACGTGGCCGTGCTGACGGTCGGTCAGACCCACGGCCTGCAGATCCCCGAGATCGACGACCCGTGGATCCAGCACTCCGACCGGCTGCCCGCGCCCGTCGAATGGTCCGCGCGGATCTACGTGCGCAAACCCGAGGACGTCGGTCACGAGCTGCAGCGGCAGATGAACAAGGTGCGCTCCCAGGTCCGGCACTACACCGAGGAACACGACCTCGAACCGCCGACCTCGCTGGCGCGCCAAGCAGGCAGGGTGCTCGAGATCGACGACGAGATGACCTCGGGGTTCACCGCGTTGGCGACCCGAGTGCGCTCGTGGTGGCGGCTCGCGGTGTCCGGGCCGAGCGAACGGGACGCGCTGCGACTCGCGCAGCAGATCCTCGACCTGTACAAGCCGAAGGTCGCCATCGAACACCCCGAGGCGCAGTACGCCATGGCGCGCGAGTTCATCCCGGGAGAGCAGCTGGCTTCCGGCGCCTACCTGCGGCGCGGCTCCGTGGTCTGGGCCGCCTCGGCCGTCCCGCAGGCCACCGCCGAAGTGGGCGACCGGCGAGGTGTGCTGCTCGGCGAAACCTGCACCGCGACGCGCCGTCCGGTGGCGTGGGACCCGTGGATGGCCCAGGAGGTCCGCGACGCGTCCGGTCTCACCGCGATGGTGGCCGGTCTGGGCGGCGGCAAGTCGTTCCTCGGCGGCGGTCTCGTCTACAAGACGTTGCGTTCCGGAGCGTCCTGGACGTTGCTCGACCCCTCGGGTCCGCTCGCGGAACTGTGCAAGTTGCCGGAACTGAAGCCGTACGCGCGGCCGATCAACCTGCTCAACGCCCAGCCCGGCATCCTCAACCCCTATCGCGTGGTCGCCGACCCCGCGCTGGAGCACTTCGTCGACGAGGACGACCCGGAACGCAGCTGGCGCCGCGAGCGTGCGCTGGCGGCGGCGACACGGCGGCGGCTCGTGCTCGACGTGCTCACCGGACTCCTGCCGTACGAGGTCGCGCGGATGCCGCAGACCCGGATCGTGCTGCTGCGCGCGGTCCGTGCCGTCGGCGGCCGGTTCGACGCCCACCCCGGGATGGTGTTCGAGGCGCTGCGTCGCGACGCCAGCGAACACCACGAACACGCGGTCGTCGTCGCCGACTTCCTCGACGAGCTCCGCGAACGCATGTCGCTGCTCATCCCGGAAGCCGACGCCGACCCGTACTCGGAATCGCGTGAGGACCGGCTCACCGTGCTCACCATGGCCGGTCTGACGCTGCCGAAGGACGGCGTGGGTCGGGAACACTGGACCGACGCCGAGGCACTCGGGGTGCAGCTGCTGAACCTGGCGGCCTGGCTGACGCAGCGGTCCATCTACGAGCGGCCCAAGAACGAGCGCAAGGGTGTGTGGATCGACGAGGCGTTCTTCCTGTCCGAAGTGCCGACCGGCCGGGTCCTGATGAACCGGTTCGCCCGCGACTCCCGAAAATGGAACGTGCGCGTCCTGCTGTCCAGCCAGATCCCGTCGGACTTCCTGCGTATCCAAGGGTTCGTGTCGTTGCTGGACTCGGTGTTCGTCGGCAGGGTCGACGACGAGCAGGCGCAGTCGGACGCGTTGCGGTTGCTGAAGGTCCCGGTCGACTCGGGCTACGAGACGGTGGTCTCCGCTCTCGGAAGGCGCCCGGGTCCGGCACGCAACAACACCGAGCGCGACCGCTCCCCCCGGCAGTTCATCTTCGGTGACGGTGCCGGCGGTGTGGAACGCATCCGCATCGACTTCGGTGGTCCGCACCTCGAACACCTCCGTGAAGCGCTGGACACGACACCGGACGCGCACGCGGAGACCGAGCGTCAGCACGTCCCGGACTTCACCGACGCGGTGAACTCCGACGCTGCCTTCGTACCGAGCGGCGACGACGAGGTCGAGGAGTTCGACGAGCTCGAGCTCGAATCCGTCGGAATCAGCGAGTACGAAGGCGCCGAGCAGTACGAGAGTGCCGGCAACGACGACAGGGTGGGTCACGCGGTCTCGTCCGGCGCGAACGGGCACCCCGACTCGAACGGCCACTCGGGACGGACGGGGGACGACGCCCGGTGA